The following proteins are co-located in the Peromyscus maniculatus bairdii isolate BWxNUB_F1_BW_parent chromosome 23, HU_Pman_BW_mat_3.1, whole genome shotgun sequence genome:
- the Hmgb1 gene encoding high mobility group protein B1: MGKGDPKKPRGKMSSYAFFVQTCREEHKKKHPDASVNFSEFSKKCSERWKTMSAKEKGKFEDMAKADKARYEREMKTYIPPKGETKKKFKDPNAPKRPPSAFFLFCSEYRPKIKGEHPGLSIGDVAKKLGEMWNNTAADDKQPYEKKAAKLKEKYEKDIAAYRAKGKPDAAKKGVVKAEKSKKKKEEEDEEEDEEDEEEEEEEEDEDEEEDDDDE, encoded by the exons ATGGGCAAAGGAGATCCTAAGAAGCCGAGAGGCAAAATGTCCTCATATGCATTCTTTGTGCAAACTTGCCGGGAGGAACACAAGAAGAAGCACCCGGATGCCTCTGTCAACTTCTCAGAGTTCTCGAAGAAGTGCTCAGAAAGGTGGAAG ACCATGTCTgctaaagaaaaggggaaatttgaAGACATGGCAAAGGCTGACAAGGCTCGttatgagagagaaatgaaaacctaCATCCCCCCCAAAGGGGAGACCAAAAAGAAGTTCAAGGACCCCAATGCACCCAAGAGGCCTCC TTCGGCCTTCTTCTTGTTCTGTTCTGAGTATCGCCCCAAAATCAAAGGAGAGCACCCCGGCTTGTCCATCGGGGACGTGGCGAAGAAGCTGGGGGAGATGTGGAACAACACCGCTGCGGACGACAAGCAGCCCTACGAGAAGAAGGCTGCCAAGCTGAAGGAGAAGTACGAGAAG GATATTGCTGCCTACAGAGCTAAAGGAAAACCCGATGCGGCGAAGAAGGGGGTCGTCAAGGctgaaaagagcaagaaaaagaaggaagaagaagatgaggaggaggatgaagaggatgaggaagaggaggaagaagaggaagacgaagatgaagaagaagatgatgatgatgaataa